The following are encoded in a window of Primulina eburnea isolate SZY01 chromosome 4, ASM2296580v1, whole genome shotgun sequence genomic DNA:
- the LOC140830703 gene encoding ATP-dependent (S)-NAD(P)H-hydrate dehydratase isoform X2, protein MLPNFRRKIAVVGGCREYTGAPYFSAISALKIGADLSHVFCTQDAAAVIKSYSPELIVHPILEESYNVRDEDRKSTSAKVVAEVDKWIERFDCLVIGPGLGRDPFLLGCVSDIMKHAKESNIPMVIDGDGLSLVTNSLDLVSDYPLAVLTPNVNEYKRLVQKVLQCEVNDDNGTKQLSSLAEGIGGVTILRKGGSDYISNGQTVSAVDLYGSPRRCGGQGDILSGSVAVFLSWARQSDAVEKLGASPMVLGCIAGSVLLRKAASLAFESKRRSTLTTDIIEHLGTSLEEICPVA, encoded by the exons ATGCTACCAAATTTTCGCA GGAAGATAGCAGTCGTCGGTGGTTGTCGTGAATACACTGGTGCCCCATATTTTTCAGCTATTTCAGCTCTAAAAATT GGTGCAGATTTGTCCCACGTTTTCTGCACACAGGATGCTGCTGCAGTTATTAAAAGTTACAGTCCTGAGTTAATTGTACACCCTATACTTGAGGAATCATACAACGTTAG GGACGAGGATAGGAAATCAACATCTGCTAAAGTTGTTGCAGAGGTTGATAAGTGGATCGAAAGATTTGATTGTCTCGTAATTGGTCCAGGCCTTGGGAGGGACCCGTTTCTCCTG GGTTGTGTGAGTGATATAATGAAGCATGCTAAGGAATCCAATATCCCAATGGTTATAGATGGA GATGGACTTTCTCTTGTAACTAATTCTCTTGATCTGGTCAGTGATTATCCCTTGGCTGTCCTGACCCCAAATGTTAATGAGTACAAGCGCCTTGTTCAGAAAGTTTTACAATGTGAAGTAAATGATGATAATGGAACTAAACAATTAAGTTCTCTTGCAGAAGG AATAGGTGGCGTGACGATTTTGAGGAAAGGAGGATCAGACTACATCAGCAATGGACAAACAG TTAGTGCCGTCGACTTGTATGGTTCTCCCCGACGCTGTGGTGGCCAGGGTGATATACTTTCTGGCAG TGTTGCAGTATTTCTTTCCTGGGCACGGCAGTCTGACGCTGTAGAGAAGCTGGGCGCCAGTCCGATGGTACTGGGGTGTATTGCAGGTTCTGTTCTGTTAAGAAAAGCTGCTTCACTCGCATTTGAGAGTAAAAGAAGATCTACTCTAACTACTGATATAATTGAACACTTGGGGACAAG TTTGGAGGAAATCTGTCCTGTGGCTTGA
- the LOC140830703 gene encoding ATP-dependent (S)-NAD(P)H-hydrate dehydratase isoform X1, whose amino-acid sequence MVGLLDAVLRRQQLLIRCLGQYSNTSNKKDICDTTVKMQSLLSGGVPVSEPDAIHILRSVTPSLESSRHKGQAGKIAVVGGCREYTGAPYFSAISALKIGADLSHVFCTQDAAAVIKSYSPELIVHPILEESYNVRDEDRKSTSAKVVAEVDKWIERFDCLVIGPGLGRDPFLLGCVSDIMKHAKESNIPMVIDGDGLSLVTNSLDLVSDYPLAVLTPNVNEYKRLVQKVLQCEVNDDNGTKQLSSLAEGIGGVTILRKGGSDYISNGQTVSAVDLYGSPRRCGGQGDILSGSVAVFLSWARQSDAVEKLGASPMVLGCIAGSVLLRKAASLAFESKRRSTLTTDIIEHLGTSLEEICPVA is encoded by the exons ATGGTGGGTTTGTTGGATGCTGTATTAAGGAGGCAACAGTTATTGATAAGGTGTTTAGGACAATATAGCAACACAAGCAACAAGAAGGATATTTGCGATACCACCGTTAAAATGCAATCTTTATTGAGTGGCGGCGTCCCTGTATCGGAGCCTGATGCTATTCACATTTTGAGATCAGTTACTCCGTCTCTTGAATCTTCTAGGCATAAAGGCCAAGCTG GGAAGATAGCAGTCGTCGGTGGTTGTCGTGAATACACTGGTGCCCCATATTTTTCAGCTATTTCAGCTCTAAAAATT GGTGCAGATTTGTCCCACGTTTTCTGCACACAGGATGCTGCTGCAGTTATTAAAAGTTACAGTCCTGAGTTAATTGTACACCCTATACTTGAGGAATCATACAACGTTAG GGACGAGGATAGGAAATCAACATCTGCTAAAGTTGTTGCAGAGGTTGATAAGTGGATCGAAAGATTTGATTGTCTCGTAATTGGTCCAGGCCTTGGGAGGGACCCGTTTCTCCTG GGTTGTGTGAGTGATATAATGAAGCATGCTAAGGAATCCAATATCCCAATGGTTATAGATGGA GATGGACTTTCTCTTGTAACTAATTCTCTTGATCTGGTCAGTGATTATCCCTTGGCTGTCCTGACCCCAAATGTTAATGAGTACAAGCGCCTTGTTCAGAAAGTTTTACAATGTGAAGTAAATGATGATAATGGAACTAAACAATTAAGTTCTCTTGCAGAAGG AATAGGTGGCGTGACGATTTTGAGGAAAGGAGGATCAGACTACATCAGCAATGGACAAACAG TTAGTGCCGTCGACTTGTATGGTTCTCCCCGACGCTGTGGTGGCCAGGGTGATATACTTTCTGGCAG TGTTGCAGTATTTCTTTCCTGGGCACGGCAGTCTGACGCTGTAGAGAAGCTGGGCGCCAGTCCGATGGTACTGGGGTGTATTGCAGGTTCTGTTCTGTTAAGAAAAGCTGCTTCACTCGCATTTGAGAGTAAAAGAAGATCTACTCTAACTACTGATATAATTGAACACTTGGGGACAAG TTTGGAGGAAATCTGTCCTGTGGCTTGA